Proteins co-encoded in one Lates calcarifer isolate ASB-BC8 linkage group LG17, TLL_Latcal_v3, whole genome shotgun sequence genomic window:
- the sh3gl1b gene encoding SH3-domain GRB2-like 1b isoform X2 yields the protein MSVAGLKKQFYKASQMVSEKVGGAEGTKLDDDFRDLERKVDVTSKAVVEVISKTSEYLQPNPASRAKLSMLNTMSKIRGQVKNPGYPQAEGLLGECMGKYGRELGEDTNFGGALVDVGEAMKRLAEVKDSLDIDVKQNFIDPLQGLCDKDLREIQHHLKKLEGRRLDYDYKKKRQGKIPDEEVRQALEKFHESKEVAETSMYNLLETDIEQVSQLSSLVESQLQYHRQAVQVLEELSDKLRDRMNEAQSRPRREYTPKPKPIFDFGDNNHSNGGYSTSMAPPPSCTSAPEQPSCKALYDFEPENEGELGFHEGDIITLTNQIDENWYEGMLNGQSGFFPLNYVEVLVPLPH from the exons ATGTCTGTAGCGGGCTTGAAGAAGCAGTTTTATAAAGCCAGTCAG aTGGTAAGTGAGAAAGTCGGAGGTGCAGAAGGAACTAAACTAGATGATGACTTCAGGGACTTGGAACGG AAAGTAGATGTGACCAGTAAAGCAGTAGTGGAGGTAATCTCCAAAACATCAGAGTACCTTCAGCCCAACCCAG CTTCTCGGGCCAAACTGTCCATGTTGAACACCATGTCTAAGATCCGTGGTCAGGTGAAGAACCCAGGCTATCCTCAGGCCGAGGGGCTGCTAGGAGAGTGTATGGGCAAGTATGGACGGGAACTGGGAGAGGACACTAACTTTG GCGGAGCACTAGTAGATGTAGGGGAGGCCATGAAGAGATTGGCAGAAGTCAAAGACTCTCTAGACATTGACGTCAAGCAGAACTTCATTGATCCGTTGCAAGGCCTCTGTGACAAGGACCTCCGAGAGATACAG CACCACCTGAAGAAGCTTGAAGGCCGTCGCCTGGACTATGACTACAAGAAAAAGCGTCAGGGAAAGATACCAGATGAGGAGGTCCGACAGGCCCTGGAGAAGTTTCATGAGTCAAAGGAAGTGGCTGAGACCAGCATGTACAACTTGTTGGAGACTGAT atcgAGCAGGTGAGCCAGCTTTCATCCCTGGTGGAGTCCCAGCTGCAGTACCACAGACAGGCTGTACAGGTGCTGGAGGAGCTTTCTGACAAACTCAGAGACAG GATGAATGAGGCTCAGTCTCGACCAAGGCGTGAATACACACCCAAACCCAAACCTATCTTTGACTTTGGAGATAACAACCATTCAAATGGCGGATATTCAACCTCAATGGCGCCTCCACCTTCATGTACCTCAG cccCGGAGCAGCCGAGCTGTAAGGCGCTGTACGACTTTGAGCCGGAGAACGAGGGAGAGCTGGGCTTCCACGAGGGTGACATCATCACCCTGACCAATCAGATCGACGAGAACTGGTACGAGGGTATGCTGAACGGCCAGTCGGGATTCTTCCCCCTCAACTACGTCGAGGTCCTCGTCCCACTCCCACACTAA
- the sh3gl1b gene encoding SH3-domain GRB2-like 1b isoform X1, giving the protein MSVAGLKKQFYKASQMVSEKVGGAEGTKLDDDFRDLERKVDVTSKAVVEVISKTSEYLQPNPASRAKLSMLNTMSKIRGQVKNPGYPQAEGLLGECMGKYGRELGEDTNFGGALVDVGEAMKRLAEVKDSLDIDVKQNFIDPLQGLCDKDLREIQHHLKKLEGRRLDYDYKKKRQGKIPDEEVRQALEKFHESKEVAETSMYNLLETDIEQVSQLSSLVESQLQYHRQAVQVLEELSDKLRDRMNEAQSRPRREYTPKPKPIFDFGDNNHSNGGYSTSMAPPPSCTSERSFQSARLSFRKPRLPPEQPSCKALYDFEPENEGELGFHEGDIITLTNQIDENWYEGMLNGQSGFFPLNYVEVLVPLPH; this is encoded by the exons ATGTCTGTAGCGGGCTTGAAGAAGCAGTTTTATAAAGCCAGTCAG aTGGTAAGTGAGAAAGTCGGAGGTGCAGAAGGAACTAAACTAGATGATGACTTCAGGGACTTGGAACGG AAAGTAGATGTGACCAGTAAAGCAGTAGTGGAGGTAATCTCCAAAACATCAGAGTACCTTCAGCCCAACCCAG CTTCTCGGGCCAAACTGTCCATGTTGAACACCATGTCTAAGATCCGTGGTCAGGTGAAGAACCCAGGCTATCCTCAGGCCGAGGGGCTGCTAGGAGAGTGTATGGGCAAGTATGGACGGGAACTGGGAGAGGACACTAACTTTG GCGGAGCACTAGTAGATGTAGGGGAGGCCATGAAGAGATTGGCAGAAGTCAAAGACTCTCTAGACATTGACGTCAAGCAGAACTTCATTGATCCGTTGCAAGGCCTCTGTGACAAGGACCTCCGAGAGATACAG CACCACCTGAAGAAGCTTGAAGGCCGTCGCCTGGACTATGACTACAAGAAAAAGCGTCAGGGAAAGATACCAGATGAGGAGGTCCGACAGGCCCTGGAGAAGTTTCATGAGTCAAAGGAAGTGGCTGAGACCAGCATGTACAACTTGTTGGAGACTGAT atcgAGCAGGTGAGCCAGCTTTCATCCCTGGTGGAGTCCCAGCTGCAGTACCACAGACAGGCTGTACAGGTGCTGGAGGAGCTTTCTGACAAACTCAGAGACAG GATGAATGAGGCTCAGTCTCGACCAAGGCGTGAATACACACCCAAACCCAAACCTATCTTTGACTTTGGAGATAACAACCATTCAAATGGCGGATATTCAACCTCAATGGCGCCTCCACCTTCATGTACCTCAG AGCGGTCTTTTCAGTCGGCCAGATTGTCCTTTCGGAAACCCAGATTGC cccCGGAGCAGCCGAGCTGTAAGGCGCTGTACGACTTTGAGCCGGAGAACGAGGGAGAGCTGGGCTTCCACGAGGGTGACATCATCACCCTGACCAATCAGATCGACGAGAACTGGTACGAGGGTATGCTGAACGGCCAGTCGGGATTCTTCCCCCTCAACTACGTCGAGGTCCTCGTCCCACTCCCACACTAA
- the mpnd gene encoding MPN domain-containing protein, producing the protein MGSEPPSSPQVVEDGGEEDEEELSGGEEADLRSSSGRGSLLTRRGITLRVLLKDGLVEPGDGVLAIHYLGKNFVGDLLNDGKIRWVETGQIFNSPSAWATHCKRLVNPAKKSGCGWASVRYRGQKLVQYKTTWLHKYQPSADMSLVSEEDDDEDEEEGKTAVQADEKNKNIKPGLDVMVSRRTDRERIPVRYCSLGTRDAARDPHTLVELSAFSAINRFQPFNVAVSSNVLLLMDFHCHLTTSEVVGYLGGRWDTNTQLLTVLRAFPCRTRLADKDSASAVEEEICQNLFMRGLSLVGWYHSHPRGPALPSLQDIDSQMDHQLRLQGSNNGFQPCLGIICGPYYHGNQGVASTITPFWVVPPPEQRPNDYGIPVAVEVTYVQDNFLTSDVLNEMMLLVDYYRSAPDLVQFSQYWCPDTTMMDKIKGSLSCHAPKDQAYSQILEHVYSQLSNMH; encoded by the exons ATGG GCTCAGAGCCACCCAGCTCTCCACAGGTGgtggaagatggaggagaggaggatgaggaggagctgagcgGAGGGGAGGAGGCAGACCTGCGGTCCAGCTCAGGCCGGGGGTCCCTGCTGACCCGGAGAGGCATCACCCTGAGGGTGCTGCTGAAGGACGGCCTGGTGGAGCCGGGGGACGGGGTGCTAGCCATCCACTACCTg GGCAAGAACTTTGTCGGAGACCTGTTGAATGATGGGAAAATCCGATGGGTTGAGACAGGACAGATTTTCAACTCCCCCAGCGCCTGGGCGACACACTGCAAACGTCTGGTCAACCCGGCCAAGAAGTCTGGCTGTGGCTGGGCATCTGTACGCTACCGGGGACAGAAACTGGTCCAGTACAAAACCACCTGGCTGCACAAGTACCAGCCCAGCGCAGACATG AGCCTGGTgagtgaggaggatgatgatgaggatgaagaggaaggtaAGACGGCTGTGCAAGCAGATGAGAAGAACAAGAACATCAAACCTGGATTAG ATGTAATGGTTTCACGAagaactgacagagagagaattcCTGTCAGATATTGCAGCTTGGGCACCAGGGACGCTGCCAG AGATCCGCACACACTGGTGGAGCTGTCGGCCTTCTCAGCCATCAACAGATTCCAGCCTTTCAATGTAGCCGTGTCCAGTAACGTACTGCTGCTAATG GACTTTCACTGTCACCTGACCACCAGTGAGGTGGTGGGATACCTCGGAGGACGGTGGGATACTAATACACAAC tgCTGACAGTCTTAAGGGCTTTCCCCTGTCGGACCAGGCTGGCAGACAAAGACTCTGCTTCTGCTGTCGAGGAGGAG ATCTGTCAGAACCTGTTTATGCGCGGGCTGTCGTTGGTGGGCTGGTACCACAGTCACCCGCGAGGTCCGGCTCTGCCGTCGCTGCAGGACATCGACTCCCAGATGGACCACCAGCTGAGGCTGCAGGGGTCAAACAATGGCTTCCAGCCCTGCCTGGGCATCATCTGTG GACCATATTATCATGGCAATCAAGGTGTGGCGTCCACAATAACTCCATTCTGGGTTGTACCACCACCTGAG CAACGGCCTAATGACTATGGTATCCCAGTGGCTGTAGAGGTCACCTACGTGCAGGACAACTTCCTCACCAGTGATGTCCTTAATGAGATG ATGCTGCTGGTCGACTACTACAGGTCAGCTCCAGACCTTGTCCAGTTCAGCCAGTACTGGTGTCCTGATACGACCATGATGGACAAGATCAAG GGCTCTCTGAGCTGCCATGCCCCCAAAGACCAGGCCTACTCTCAGATCTTGGAGCATGTCTACAGTCAGCTGAGCAACATGCACTGA
- the LOC108877334 gene encoding LOW QUALITY PROTEIN: galectin-3-binding protein A-like (The sequence of the model RefSeq protein was modified relative to this genomic sequence to represent the inferred CDS: deleted 1 base in 1 codon) — MKEDTLLFCLLLLSVSSSAAQEEGYVRLVGGQDATEGRVEIFHNGAWGTVCDDSWDINDAQVVCQQLHFPGAIEAPPSATFGQGEGTIWMDDVGCAGTETNLLQCQFPGWGVNNCGHSEDASVRCENDPELPKDISNEFDLDHNTSLSHQLGELFDQGHDCDLNIAVVVDNTTIETICAHRVILSLNSNLKTSHTDLNSLSINVTSDCSQYANTFVRYFYTRKIKITLPSVHCILNMAFDWGLTELQNEAENLFRLFLTEDDNFQRQSSFYEYAVRTGEEALQEVCLRYLAWNSQALIRSPAWTDLPFGLVKALLSRSDLVVHNETVLLDGLERWAAAQENTTIPEILLKLIRFPMIPAENLYTLDASRYHASKLQGFQFNALPFTTLLNDLTQAANCLHIQDLHQQTMEFYLQHSQHQILQELWALHSSWPEHQ, encoded by the exons atgaaagaagataCTTTATTATTTTGCCTCCTTTTGCTGAGTGTCAGCTCATCTGCTG CTCAAGAGGAAGGTTACGTCAGGCTGGTTGGTGGACAAGATGCCACTGAGGGCCGTGTGGAGATCTTTCATAATGGTGCTTGGGGAACTGTGTGTGATGACAGCTGGGACATTAATGATGCCCAAGTGGTGTGTCAACAGCTCCATTTTCCTGGAGCAATAGAAGCTCCACCCTCAGCCACATTTGGCCAAG GGGAAGGAACCATCTGGATGGATGATGTAGGTTGTGCTGGGACAGAGACAAACCTGCTCCAGTGTCAGTTCCCTGGATGGGGGGTTAATAATTGTGGTCATAGTGAGGATGCTAGTGTCCGATGTGAAAATG ACCCTGAACTCCCCAAAGATATCAGCAATGAGTTTGATTTGGACCACAACACAAGCCTGTCTCATCAGCTGGGAGAACTGTTTGACCAG GGACATGACTGTGATTTGAACATTGCAGTGGTGGTGGACAACACCACTATTGAGACAATCTGCGCTCACAGGGTCATCCTTTCTCTGAACTCGAACCTTAAAACTTCTCACACAGACCTCAACAGCCTCAGCATCAATGTCACTTCTGACTGCAGTCAATATGCCAACACCTTTGTCAG GTATTTCTACACGAGAAAGATTAAAATCACACTGCCCTCCGTCCACTGCATTCTCAACATGGCGTTTGACTGGGGTCTGACAGAACTTCAGAATGAAGCAGAGAATCTTTTCAGACTGTTCCTCACAGAGGACGACAATTTCCAACGTCAAAGCTCTTTCTATGAGTATGCAGTTCGCACAGGTGAAGAGGCACTGCAGGAAGTCTGTCTTCGCTACTTGGCGTGGAACTCTCAGGCATTGATCCGTTCTCCAGCCTGGACTGATCTTCCATTTGGTCTGGTCAAAGCTCTTCTGTCTCGCTCAGACCTTGTGGTGCATAATGAAACCGTCCTCCTGGATGGACTGGAGAGATGGGCAGCAGCCCAAGAAAACACAACTATCCCTGAGATCCTCCTGAAGCTCATCCGTTTCCCAATGATACCAGCTGAGAACTTATACACACTCGACGCCTCACGGTACCATGCCAGCAAGTTGCAGGGGTTTCAGTTTAACGCTCTGCCCTTCACTACACTGCTCAATGACCTGACCCAAGCAGCAAACTGTCTACACATCCAGGATTTACACCAGCAAACCATGGAGTTTTACCTTCAGCACTCACAACATCAGATATTACAAGAACTCTGGGCTCTACATTCTTCGTGGCCAGAGCATCAATAG